Proteins encoded in a region of the Puntigrus tetrazona isolate hp1 chromosome 12, ASM1883169v1, whole genome shotgun sequence genome:
- the sun1a gene encoding SUN domain-containing protein 1 isoform X2, whose translation MTSDDTWDLESWGWTVLSSYSSSAQDVERELSIGPVYESPRMSRRSLRLHTSISNYGDDGLLDSSLHHSTSFSRDQTLKSRRTNHSVSGTPQIVQTPRSTSTSILQAHNSTLNSTLNSCAPSNTSLLSSILDESSIQERTLVDSFWGLDEDCDIKDQTIIAHHSTVEAKTQTSTAQNGYIYKDCPNTSPSKNNSSLHDATGHQASFTETPSTASFPNTTLYCRDKNRKYKPGVLVMLSEMCLHNRKKIAAFVAYIYTLLMQMALLKGLLLSVLQWCVRVCKGISRSTATVLRKILQSVHQKRANYGYANGGNDKYYSSMSVKEVVLQKERPKISGVLCDDCKRKHNFATDSHSSQEEKPVGTLWSNIVSTGKTTSGSFLWLVDFFAKCLPMLSQVLFLVPFLLFLALCYWGPSGLLAMLPSANVMVWRDASYVTPPSTSEERQTPPDTNTQRPSVQSLSSVEAERLMRLEDNLSQLWDRVTGGLLRQEEQHTEVLSLYNTLRSELHTERLTDRESLGKWIGDLLEERFSLLKGEVQKEAKYTQQHQEKHAEERQSENTRLAEAEALLQTLARKTEELQRKQEPASRKIPEAEAPSSDPRSEEVESSSGEDLLAEVRRLEETLERIRDDVQGLMGCREKCEQLDSLSVSVSEQVEKEFRSLFYGSDKAEELELPGSLLQWLSDHFVSTTELQASLSALESSILGNLSLQVEEGQSPTKETITQTVRQATGEAGLSEEHVQLIVNNAMKLYSEDRTGLVDYALESGGGSIISTRCSESFDTKTALMSLFGLPLWYFSQSPRVVIQPDVHPGNCWAFKGSQGYLVIGLSMKIVPTAFSLDHVPKSLSPTGNISSAPREFNVYGLDDEQQEEGQLLGQFLYDEDGDALQTFLVSEEVPRGFQIIEMKVLSNWGHPEYTCVYRFRVHGKLVDEELASS comes from the exons ATGACCAGTGACGACACATGGGATCTGGAGAGCTGGGGCTGGACGGTGCT TTCCAGCTACTCCTCTTCAGCACAAGACGTAGAGAGGGAGCTGAGTATTGGACCGGTTTACGAGTCACCCAGGATGTCCAGACGCAGTCTCCGTCTGCACACCAGCATAAGTAACTATGGAGATGACGGTCTGCTCGACTCGTCTCTTCACCACAGCACCTCTTTCAGCCGTGACCA gaCACTGAAGAGCAGAAGAACCAATCACTCTGTTTCAGGGACACCACAGATTGTTCAAACTCCGAGGTCTACCTCAACATCAATCCTGCAGGCCCATAACAGCACACTGAACAGCACACTGAACAGCTGTGCGCCCAGCAATACCTCTCTGCTGTCCTCTATCTTAGATGAGTCCTCCATACAGGAACGCACCTTAGTCGACAGCTTCTGGG gTTTGGATGAAGACTGTGATATTAAGG ACCAGACAATCATTGCACACCACAGCACAGTGGAGGCCAAAACACAGACCTCTACAGCACAGAACGGCTACATCTACAAAGACTGCCCCAATACCTCTCCATCAAAGAACAACAGCTCCCTTCACGATGCTACTGGGCATCAGGCGTCTTTTACAGAGACACCCAGCACCGCCTCCTTTCCAAACACTACGTTGTACTGCAGGGACAAGAATCGCAAATACAAGCCAG GTGTGCTGGTGATGTTGTCTGAGATGTGCCTGCATAACCGAAAGAAAATTGCTGCATTTGtagcatacatatacacactacTGATGCAGATGGCTCTGCTTAAAG GCCTGCTGTTATCAGTGTTGCAAtggtgtgtgcgagtgtgtaaGGGAATCTCTCGCTCTACAGCCACTGTGCTGAGGAAGATACTGCAGTCTGTGCATCAGAAGAGAGCAAACTATGGCTATGCTAATGGAG GCAATGATAAATACTACAGCAGTATGAGTGTTAAAGAGGTAGTGCTGCAGAAAGAACGACCGAAGATCAGCGGCgtactat GTGATGACTGCAAAAGGAAGCATAATTTTGCAACGGACTCTCATTCTTCGCAAGAAGAGAAGCCTGTAGGGACCTTATGGTCAAACATAGTTTCTACAG GGAAGACAACCTCAGGAAGCTTCTTGTGGCTTGTTGATTTCTTCGCAAA GTGTCTCCCTATGCTCTCTCAAGTCCTATTTCTTGTAccttttcttctgtttcttg CTTTGTGCTACTGGGGACCATCTGGACTGTTAGCCATGCTTCCTTCTGCTAATGTGATGGTGTGGAGAGATGCCTCCTACGTCACCCCTCCATCCACCTCAGAGGAGAGACAAACTCCCCCTGACACAAACACTCAG AGGCCCTCAGTTCAGTCATTGTCATCAGTAGAGGCAGAGAGGTTGATGCGTCTAGAGGACAATTTGTCTCAGCTGTGGGATCGAGTAACGGGGGGTTTGCTCAGGCAGGAGGAGCAACACACTGAAGTGCTCAGTCTGTATAACACACTGCGCTCAGAGCTCCACACAGAGAGACTCACGGACAGAGAGAGTCTGGGCAAGTGGATTGGAGACCTGCTGGAGGAGCGATTCAGCCTGCTGAAAGGAGAAGTGCAGAAAGAGGCCAAGTACACACAGCag CATCAGGAAAAACATGCAGAAGAGCGTCAGTCAGAGAACACTCGACTCGCTGAAGCTGAGGCTCTCCTTCAGACATTGGCACGCAAAACTGAG GAGTTACAGAGAAAACAAGAGCCTGCTTCTAGGAAGATTCCTGAGGCTGAGGCGCCCTCCTCTGACCCTCGCAG TGAGGAGGTTGAGAGCAGCTCCGGTGAAGATTTGCTGGCAGAGGTGAGGCGGCTAGAGGAGACTTTGGAGCGCATCAGAGATGATGTGCAGGGGCTGATGGGATGTAGAGAAAAGTGTGAACAGCTAGACTCCCTTTCAGTCTCA GTGTCCGAGCAGGTGGAGAAGGAATTTAGATCTCTGTTTTATGGCAGTGACAAAGCAGAGGAACTGGAGCTTCCTGGATCTCTCCTGCAGTGGCTCTCTGATCACTTTGTGAGCACCACTGAACTGCAGGCTTCACTCAGCGCTCTGGAGAGCAGCATTCTGGGTAACTTGTCACTTCAGGTAGAGGAAGGCCAGTCACCTACTAAAGAGACGATCACTCAAACTGTACGACAAGCCACAGGAGAGGCAGGCCTCTCAGAGGAA cATGTACAGTTGATTGTTAACAATGCAATGAAGCTCTATTCAGAAGACCGCACTGGTCTGGTGGACTATGCATTGGAATCTGGAG GAGGCAGCATCATAAGCACACGATGTTCAGAGTCCTTTGACACCAAAACTGCACTGATGAGTCTGTTTGGCCTCCCGCTGTGGTACTTCTCCCAATCACCACGTGTAGTCATCCAG CCAGATGTGCATCCTGGGAACTGCTGGGCATTTAAAGGTTCACAAGGTTATCTGGTGATCGGGTTGTCTATGAAGATTGTGCCTACAGCCTTTTCTCTAGATCATGTGCCCAAATCCCTGTCGCCCACCGGCAACATCAGCAGCGCCCCGCGAGAGTTCAATGTATAT GGTCTTGATGATGAGCAGCAGGAAGAGGGGCAGTTGCTTGGACAGTTTCTTTACGATGAAGATGGAGATGCACTTCAGACCTTCCTTGTATCT GAGGAGGTCCCGAGAGGTTTTCAGATCATTGAGATGAAAGTGCTGTCTAACTGGGGTCATCCTGAATACACTTGTGTGTACCGTTTCCGGGTTCATGGGAAGCTTGTTGATGAAGAACTTGCAAGCAGTTAA
- the sun1a gene encoding SUN domain-containing protein 1 isoform X6 — MTSDDTWDLESWGWTVLSSYSSSAQDVERELSIGPVYESPRMSRRSLRLHTSISNYGDDGLLDSSLHHSTSFSRDQTLKSRRTNHSVSGTPQIVQTPRSTSTSILQAHNSTLNSTLNSCAPSNTSLLSSILDESSIQERTLVDSFWGLDEDCDIKDQTIIAHHSTVEAKTQTSTAQNGYIYKDCPNTSPSKNNSSLHDATGHQASFTETPSTASFPNTTLYCRDKNRKYKPGVLVMLSEMCLHNRKKIAAFVAYIYTLLMQMALLKGLLLSVLQWCVRVCKGISRSTATVLRKILQSVHQKRANYGYANGGNDKYYSSMSVKEVVLQKERPKISGVLWKTTSGSFLWLVDFFAKCLPMLSQVLFLVPFLLFLALCYWGPSGLLAMLPSANVMVWRDASYVTPPSTSEERQTPPDTNTQRPSVQSLSSVEAERLMRLEDNLSQLWDRVTGGLLRQEEQHTEVLSLYNTLRSELHTERLTDRESLGKWIGDLLEERFSLLKGEVQKEAKYTQQHQEKHAEERQSENTRLAEAEALLQTLARKTEELQRKQEPASRKIPEAEAPSSDPRSEEVESSSGEDLLAEVRRLEETLERIRDDVQGLMGCREKCEQLDSLSVSVSEQVEKEFRSLFYGSDKAEELELPGSLLQWLSDHFVSTTELQASLSALESSILGNLSLQVEEGQSPTKETITQTVRQATGEAGLSEEHVQLIVNNAMKLYSEDRTGLVDYALESGGGSIISTRCSESFDTKTALMSLFGLPLWYFSQSPRVVIQPDVHPGNCWAFKGSQGYLVIGLSMKIVPTAFSLDHVPKSLSPTGNISSAPREFNVYGLDDEQQEEGQLLGQFLYDEDGDALQTFLVSEEVPRGFQIIEMKVLSNWGHPEYTCVYRFRVHGKLVDEELASS; from the exons ATGACCAGTGACGACACATGGGATCTGGAGAGCTGGGGCTGGACGGTGCT TTCCAGCTACTCCTCTTCAGCACAAGACGTAGAGAGGGAGCTGAGTATTGGACCGGTTTACGAGTCACCCAGGATGTCCAGACGCAGTCTCCGTCTGCACACCAGCATAAGTAACTATGGAGATGACGGTCTGCTCGACTCGTCTCTTCACCACAGCACCTCTTTCAGCCGTGACCA gaCACTGAAGAGCAGAAGAACCAATCACTCTGTTTCAGGGACACCACAGATTGTTCAAACTCCGAGGTCTACCTCAACATCAATCCTGCAGGCCCATAACAGCACACTGAACAGCACACTGAACAGCTGTGCGCCCAGCAATACCTCTCTGCTGTCCTCTATCTTAGATGAGTCCTCCATACAGGAACGCACCTTAGTCGACAGCTTCTGGG gTTTGGATGAAGACTGTGATATTAAGG ACCAGACAATCATTGCACACCACAGCACAGTGGAGGCCAAAACACAGACCTCTACAGCACAGAACGGCTACATCTACAAAGACTGCCCCAATACCTCTCCATCAAAGAACAACAGCTCCCTTCACGATGCTACTGGGCATCAGGCGTCTTTTACAGAGACACCCAGCACCGCCTCCTTTCCAAACACTACGTTGTACTGCAGGGACAAGAATCGCAAATACAAGCCAG GTGTGCTGGTGATGTTGTCTGAGATGTGCCTGCATAACCGAAAGAAAATTGCTGCATTTGtagcatacatatacacactacTGATGCAGATGGCTCTGCTTAAAG GCCTGCTGTTATCAGTGTTGCAAtggtgtgtgcgagtgtgtaaGGGAATCTCTCGCTCTACAGCCACTGTGCTGAGGAAGATACTGCAGTCTGTGCATCAGAAGAGAGCAAACTATGGCTATGCTAATGGAG GCAATGATAAATACTACAGCAGTATGAGTGTTAAAGAGGTAGTGCTGCAGAAAGAACGACCGAAGATCAGCGGCgtactat GGAAGACAACCTCAGGAAGCTTCTTGTGGCTTGTTGATTTCTTCGCAAA GTGTCTCCCTATGCTCTCTCAAGTCCTATTTCTTGTAccttttcttctgtttcttg CTTTGTGCTACTGGGGACCATCTGGACTGTTAGCCATGCTTCCTTCTGCTAATGTGATGGTGTGGAGAGATGCCTCCTACGTCACCCCTCCATCCACCTCAGAGGAGAGACAAACTCCCCCTGACACAAACACTCAG AGGCCCTCAGTTCAGTCATTGTCATCAGTAGAGGCAGAGAGGTTGATGCGTCTAGAGGACAATTTGTCTCAGCTGTGGGATCGAGTAACGGGGGGTTTGCTCAGGCAGGAGGAGCAACACACTGAAGTGCTCAGTCTGTATAACACACTGCGCTCAGAGCTCCACACAGAGAGACTCACGGACAGAGAGAGTCTGGGCAAGTGGATTGGAGACCTGCTGGAGGAGCGATTCAGCCTGCTGAAAGGAGAAGTGCAGAAAGAGGCCAAGTACACACAGCag CATCAGGAAAAACATGCAGAAGAGCGTCAGTCAGAGAACACTCGACTCGCTGAAGCTGAGGCTCTCCTTCAGACATTGGCACGCAAAACTGAG GAGTTACAGAGAAAACAAGAGCCTGCTTCTAGGAAGATTCCTGAGGCTGAGGCGCCCTCCTCTGACCCTCGCAG TGAGGAGGTTGAGAGCAGCTCCGGTGAAGATTTGCTGGCAGAGGTGAGGCGGCTAGAGGAGACTTTGGAGCGCATCAGAGATGATGTGCAGGGGCTGATGGGATGTAGAGAAAAGTGTGAACAGCTAGACTCCCTTTCAGTCTCA GTGTCCGAGCAGGTGGAGAAGGAATTTAGATCTCTGTTTTATGGCAGTGACAAAGCAGAGGAACTGGAGCTTCCTGGATCTCTCCTGCAGTGGCTCTCTGATCACTTTGTGAGCACCACTGAACTGCAGGCTTCACTCAGCGCTCTGGAGAGCAGCATTCTGGGTAACTTGTCACTTCAGGTAGAGGAAGGCCAGTCACCTACTAAAGAGACGATCACTCAAACTGTACGACAAGCCACAGGAGAGGCAGGCCTCTCAGAGGAA cATGTACAGTTGATTGTTAACAATGCAATGAAGCTCTATTCAGAAGACCGCACTGGTCTGGTGGACTATGCATTGGAATCTGGAG GAGGCAGCATCATAAGCACACGATGTTCAGAGTCCTTTGACACCAAAACTGCACTGATGAGTCTGTTTGGCCTCCCGCTGTGGTACTTCTCCCAATCACCACGTGTAGTCATCCAG CCAGATGTGCATCCTGGGAACTGCTGGGCATTTAAAGGTTCACAAGGTTATCTGGTGATCGGGTTGTCTATGAAGATTGTGCCTACAGCCTTTTCTCTAGATCATGTGCCCAAATCCCTGTCGCCCACCGGCAACATCAGCAGCGCCCCGCGAGAGTTCAATGTATAT GGTCTTGATGATGAGCAGCAGGAAGAGGGGCAGTTGCTTGGACAGTTTCTTTACGATGAAGATGGAGATGCACTTCAGACCTTCCTTGTATCT GAGGAGGTCCCGAGAGGTTTTCAGATCATTGAGATGAAAGTGCTGTCTAACTGGGGTCATCCTGAATACACTTGTGTGTACCGTTTCCGGGTTCATGGGAAGCTTGTTGATGAAGAACTTGCAAGCAGTTAA
- the sun1a gene encoding SUN domain-containing protein 1 isoform X3 — translation MTSDDTWDLESWGWTVLSSYSSSAQDVERELSIGPVYESPRMSRRSLRLHTSISNYGDDGLLDSSLHHSTSFSRDQTLKSRRTNHSVSGTPQIVQTPRSTSTSILQAHNSTLNSTLNSCAPSNTSLLSSILDESSIQERTLVDSFWGLDEDCDIKDQTIIAHHSTVEAKTQTSTAQNGYIYKDCPNTSPSKNNSSLHDATGHQASFTETPSTASFPNTTLYCRDKNRKYKPGVLVMLSEMCLHNRKKIAAFVAYIYTLLMQMALLKGLLLSVLQWCVRVCKGISRSTATVLRKILQSVHQKRANYGYANGGIIKKISGLPAFPRLEIEVAIMDITVRKPGNDKYYSSMSVKEVVLQKERPKISGVLWKTTSGSFLWLVDFFAKCLPMLSQVLFLVPFLLFLALCYWGPSGLLAMLPSANVMVWRDASYVTPPSTSEERQTPPDTNTQRPSVQSLSSVEAERLMRLEDNLSQLWDRVTGGLLRQEEQHTEVLSLYNTLRSELHTERLTDRESLGKWIGDLLEERFSLLKGEVQKEAKYTQQHQEKHAEERQSENTRLAEAEALLQTLARKTEELQRKQEPASRKIPEAEAPSSDPRSEEVESSSGEDLLAEVRRLEETLERIRDDVQGLMGCREKCEQLDSLSVSVSEQVEKEFRSLFYGSDKAEELELPGSLLQWLSDHFVSTTELQASLSALESSILGNLSLQVEEGQSPTKETITQTVRQATGEAGLSEEHVQLIVNNAMKLYSEDRTGLVDYALESGGGSIISTRCSESFDTKTALMSLFGLPLWYFSQSPRVVIQPDVHPGNCWAFKGSQGYLVIGLSMKIVPTAFSLDHVPKSLSPTGNISSAPREFNVYGLDDEQQEEGQLLGQFLYDEDGDALQTFLVSEEVPRGFQIIEMKVLSNWGHPEYTCVYRFRVHGKLVDEELASS, via the exons ATGACCAGTGACGACACATGGGATCTGGAGAGCTGGGGCTGGACGGTGCT TTCCAGCTACTCCTCTTCAGCACAAGACGTAGAGAGGGAGCTGAGTATTGGACCGGTTTACGAGTCACCCAGGATGTCCAGACGCAGTCTCCGTCTGCACACCAGCATAAGTAACTATGGAGATGACGGTCTGCTCGACTCGTCTCTTCACCACAGCACCTCTTTCAGCCGTGACCA gaCACTGAAGAGCAGAAGAACCAATCACTCTGTTTCAGGGACACCACAGATTGTTCAAACTCCGAGGTCTACCTCAACATCAATCCTGCAGGCCCATAACAGCACACTGAACAGCACACTGAACAGCTGTGCGCCCAGCAATACCTCTCTGCTGTCCTCTATCTTAGATGAGTCCTCCATACAGGAACGCACCTTAGTCGACAGCTTCTGGG gTTTGGATGAAGACTGTGATATTAAGG ACCAGACAATCATTGCACACCACAGCACAGTGGAGGCCAAAACACAGACCTCTACAGCACAGAACGGCTACATCTACAAAGACTGCCCCAATACCTCTCCATCAAAGAACAACAGCTCCCTTCACGATGCTACTGGGCATCAGGCGTCTTTTACAGAGACACCCAGCACCGCCTCCTTTCCAAACACTACGTTGTACTGCAGGGACAAGAATCGCAAATACAAGCCAG GTGTGCTGGTGATGTTGTCTGAGATGTGCCTGCATAACCGAAAGAAAATTGCTGCATTTGtagcatacatatacacactacTGATGCAGATGGCTCTGCTTAAAG GCCTGCTGTTATCAGTGTTGCAAtggtgtgtgcgagtgtgtaaGGGAATCTCTCGCTCTACAGCCACTGTGCTGAGGAAGATACTGCAGTCTGTGCATCAGAAGAGAGCAAACTATGGCTATGCTAATGGAG GCATCATAAAAAAGATATCTGGTTTACCGGCATTCCCTCGTCTCGAAATTGAAGTTGCAATAATGGATATAACTGTTCGTAAACCAG GCAATGATAAATACTACAGCAGTATGAGTGTTAAAGAGGTAGTGCTGCAGAAAGAACGACCGAAGATCAGCGGCgtactat GGAAGACAACCTCAGGAAGCTTCTTGTGGCTTGTTGATTTCTTCGCAAA GTGTCTCCCTATGCTCTCTCAAGTCCTATTTCTTGTAccttttcttctgtttcttg CTTTGTGCTACTGGGGACCATCTGGACTGTTAGCCATGCTTCCTTCTGCTAATGTGATGGTGTGGAGAGATGCCTCCTACGTCACCCCTCCATCCACCTCAGAGGAGAGACAAACTCCCCCTGACACAAACACTCAG AGGCCCTCAGTTCAGTCATTGTCATCAGTAGAGGCAGAGAGGTTGATGCGTCTAGAGGACAATTTGTCTCAGCTGTGGGATCGAGTAACGGGGGGTTTGCTCAGGCAGGAGGAGCAACACACTGAAGTGCTCAGTCTGTATAACACACTGCGCTCAGAGCTCCACACAGAGAGACTCACGGACAGAGAGAGTCTGGGCAAGTGGATTGGAGACCTGCTGGAGGAGCGATTCAGCCTGCTGAAAGGAGAAGTGCAGAAAGAGGCCAAGTACACACAGCag CATCAGGAAAAACATGCAGAAGAGCGTCAGTCAGAGAACACTCGACTCGCTGAAGCTGAGGCTCTCCTTCAGACATTGGCACGCAAAACTGAG GAGTTACAGAGAAAACAAGAGCCTGCTTCTAGGAAGATTCCTGAGGCTGAGGCGCCCTCCTCTGACCCTCGCAG TGAGGAGGTTGAGAGCAGCTCCGGTGAAGATTTGCTGGCAGAGGTGAGGCGGCTAGAGGAGACTTTGGAGCGCATCAGAGATGATGTGCAGGGGCTGATGGGATGTAGAGAAAAGTGTGAACAGCTAGACTCCCTTTCAGTCTCA GTGTCCGAGCAGGTGGAGAAGGAATTTAGATCTCTGTTTTATGGCAGTGACAAAGCAGAGGAACTGGAGCTTCCTGGATCTCTCCTGCAGTGGCTCTCTGATCACTTTGTGAGCACCACTGAACTGCAGGCTTCACTCAGCGCTCTGGAGAGCAGCATTCTGGGTAACTTGTCACTTCAGGTAGAGGAAGGCCAGTCACCTACTAAAGAGACGATCACTCAAACTGTACGACAAGCCACAGGAGAGGCAGGCCTCTCAGAGGAA cATGTACAGTTGATTGTTAACAATGCAATGAAGCTCTATTCAGAAGACCGCACTGGTCTGGTGGACTATGCATTGGAATCTGGAG GAGGCAGCATCATAAGCACACGATGTTCAGAGTCCTTTGACACCAAAACTGCACTGATGAGTCTGTTTGGCCTCCCGCTGTGGTACTTCTCCCAATCACCACGTGTAGTCATCCAG CCAGATGTGCATCCTGGGAACTGCTGGGCATTTAAAGGTTCACAAGGTTATCTGGTGATCGGGTTGTCTATGAAGATTGTGCCTACAGCCTTTTCTCTAGATCATGTGCCCAAATCCCTGTCGCCCACCGGCAACATCAGCAGCGCCCCGCGAGAGTTCAATGTATAT GGTCTTGATGATGAGCAGCAGGAAGAGGGGCAGTTGCTTGGACAGTTTCTTTACGATGAAGATGGAGATGCACTTCAGACCTTCCTTGTATCT GAGGAGGTCCCGAGAGGTTTTCAGATCATTGAGATGAAAGTGCTGTCTAACTGGGGTCATCCTGAATACACTTGTGTGTACCGTTTCCGGGTTCATGGGAAGCTTGTTGATGAAGAACTTGCAAGCAGTTAA
- the sun1a gene encoding SUN domain-containing protein 1 isoform X4: MTSDDTWDLESWGWTVLSSYSSSAQDVERELSIGPVYESPRMSRRSLRLHTSISNYGDDGLLDSSLHHSTSFSRDQTLKSRRTNHSVSGTPQIVQTPRSTSTSILQAHNSTLNSTLNSCAPSNTSLLSSILDESSIQERTLVDSFWGLDEDCDIKDQTIIAHHSTVEAKTQTSTAQNGYIYKDCPNTSPSKNNSSLHDATGHQASFTETPSTASFPNTTLYCRDKNRKYKPGLLLSVLQWCVRVCKGISRSTATVLRKILQSVHQKRANYGYANGGIIKKISGLPAFPRLEIEVAIMDITVRKPGNDKYYSSMSVKEVVLQKERPKISGVLCDDCKRKHNFATDSHSSQEEKPVGTLWSNIVSTGKTTSGSFLWLVDFFAKCLPMLSQVLFLVPFLLFLALCYWGPSGLLAMLPSANVMVWRDASYVTPPSTSEERQTPPDTNTQRPSVQSLSSVEAERLMRLEDNLSQLWDRVTGGLLRQEEQHTEVLSLYNTLRSELHTERLTDRESLGKWIGDLLEERFSLLKGEVQKEAKYTQQHQEKHAEERQSENTRLAEAEALLQTLARKTEELQRKQEPASRKIPEAEAPSSDPRSEEVESSSGEDLLAEVRRLEETLERIRDDVQGLMGCREKCEQLDSLSVSVSEQVEKEFRSLFYGSDKAEELELPGSLLQWLSDHFVSTTELQASLSALESSILGNLSLQVEEGQSPTKETITQTVRQATGEAGLSEEHVQLIVNNAMKLYSEDRTGLVDYALESGGGSIISTRCSESFDTKTALMSLFGLPLWYFSQSPRVVIQPDVHPGNCWAFKGSQGYLVIGLSMKIVPTAFSLDHVPKSLSPTGNISSAPREFNVYGLDDEQQEEGQLLGQFLYDEDGDALQTFLVSEEVPRGFQIIEMKVLSNWGHPEYTCVYRFRVHGKLVDEELASS; the protein is encoded by the exons ATGACCAGTGACGACACATGGGATCTGGAGAGCTGGGGCTGGACGGTGCT TTCCAGCTACTCCTCTTCAGCACAAGACGTAGAGAGGGAGCTGAGTATTGGACCGGTTTACGAGTCACCCAGGATGTCCAGACGCAGTCTCCGTCTGCACACCAGCATAAGTAACTATGGAGATGACGGTCTGCTCGACTCGTCTCTTCACCACAGCACCTCTTTCAGCCGTGACCA gaCACTGAAGAGCAGAAGAACCAATCACTCTGTTTCAGGGACACCACAGATTGTTCAAACTCCGAGGTCTACCTCAACATCAATCCTGCAGGCCCATAACAGCACACTGAACAGCACACTGAACAGCTGTGCGCCCAGCAATACCTCTCTGCTGTCCTCTATCTTAGATGAGTCCTCCATACAGGAACGCACCTTAGTCGACAGCTTCTGGG gTTTGGATGAAGACTGTGATATTAAGG ACCAGACAATCATTGCACACCACAGCACAGTGGAGGCCAAAACACAGACCTCTACAGCACAGAACGGCTACATCTACAAAGACTGCCCCAATACCTCTCCATCAAAGAACAACAGCTCCCTTCACGATGCTACTGGGCATCAGGCGTCTTTTACAGAGACACCCAGCACCGCCTCCTTTCCAAACACTACGTTGTACTGCAGGGACAAGAATCGCAAATACAAGCCAG GCCTGCTGTTATCAGTGTTGCAAtggtgtgtgcgagtgtgtaaGGGAATCTCTCGCTCTACAGCCACTGTGCTGAGGAAGATACTGCAGTCTGTGCATCAGAAGAGAGCAAACTATGGCTATGCTAATGGAG GCATCATAAAAAAGATATCTGGTTTACCGGCATTCCCTCGTCTCGAAATTGAAGTTGCAATAATGGATATAACTGTTCGTAAACCAG GCAATGATAAATACTACAGCAGTATGAGTGTTAAAGAGGTAGTGCTGCAGAAAGAACGACCGAAGATCAGCGGCgtactat GTGATGACTGCAAAAGGAAGCATAATTTTGCAACGGACTCTCATTCTTCGCAAGAAGAGAAGCCTGTAGGGACCTTATGGTCAAACATAGTTTCTACAG GGAAGACAACCTCAGGAAGCTTCTTGTGGCTTGTTGATTTCTTCGCAAA GTGTCTCCCTATGCTCTCTCAAGTCCTATTTCTTGTAccttttcttctgtttcttg CTTTGTGCTACTGGGGACCATCTGGACTGTTAGCCATGCTTCCTTCTGCTAATGTGATGGTGTGGAGAGATGCCTCCTACGTCACCCCTCCATCCACCTCAGAGGAGAGACAAACTCCCCCTGACACAAACACTCAG AGGCCCTCAGTTCAGTCATTGTCATCAGTAGAGGCAGAGAGGTTGATGCGTCTAGAGGACAATTTGTCTCAGCTGTGGGATCGAGTAACGGGGGGTTTGCTCAGGCAGGAGGAGCAACACACTGAAGTGCTCAGTCTGTATAACACACTGCGCTCAGAGCTCCACACAGAGAGACTCACGGACAGAGAGAGTCTGGGCAAGTGGATTGGAGACCTGCTGGAGGAGCGATTCAGCCTGCTGAAAGGAGAAGTGCAGAAAGAGGCCAAGTACACACAGCag CATCAGGAAAAACATGCAGAAGAGCGTCAGTCAGAGAACACTCGACTCGCTGAAGCTGAGGCTCTCCTTCAGACATTGGCACGCAAAACTGAG GAGTTACAGAGAAAACAAGAGCCTGCTTCTAGGAAGATTCCTGAGGCTGAGGCGCCCTCCTCTGACCCTCGCAG TGAGGAGGTTGAGAGCAGCTCCGGTGAAGATTTGCTGGCAGAGGTGAGGCGGCTAGAGGAGACTTTGGAGCGCATCAGAGATGATGTGCAGGGGCTGATGGGATGTAGAGAAAAGTGTGAACAGCTAGACTCCCTTTCAGTCTCA GTGTCCGAGCAGGTGGAGAAGGAATTTAGATCTCTGTTTTATGGCAGTGACAAAGCAGAGGAACTGGAGCTTCCTGGATCTCTCCTGCAGTGGCTCTCTGATCACTTTGTGAGCACCACTGAACTGCAGGCTTCACTCAGCGCTCTGGAGAGCAGCATTCTGGGTAACTTGTCACTTCAGGTAGAGGAAGGCCAGTCACCTACTAAAGAGACGATCACTCAAACTGTACGACAAGCCACAGGAGAGGCAGGCCTCTCAGAGGAA cATGTACAGTTGATTGTTAACAATGCAATGAAGCTCTATTCAGAAGACCGCACTGGTCTGGTGGACTATGCATTGGAATCTGGAG GAGGCAGCATCATAAGCACACGATGTTCAGAGTCCTTTGACACCAAAACTGCACTGATGAGTCTGTTTGGCCTCCCGCTGTGGTACTTCTCCCAATCACCACGTGTAGTCATCCAG CCAGATGTGCATCCTGGGAACTGCTGGGCATTTAAAGGTTCACAAGGTTATCTGGTGATCGGGTTGTCTATGAAGATTGTGCCTACAGCCTTTTCTCTAGATCATGTGCCCAAATCCCTGTCGCCCACCGGCAACATCAGCAGCGCCCCGCGAGAGTTCAATGTATAT GGTCTTGATGATGAGCAGCAGGAAGAGGGGCAGTTGCTTGGACAGTTTCTTTACGATGAAGATGGAGATGCACTTCAGACCTTCCTTGTATCT GAGGAGGTCCCGAGAGGTTTTCAGATCATTGAGATGAAAGTGCTGTCTAACTGGGGTCATCCTGAATACACTTGTGTGTACCGTTTCCGGGTTCATGGGAAGCTTGTTGATGAAGAACTTGCAAGCAGTTAA